A window of Fusarium musae strain F31 chromosome 1, whole genome shotgun sequence genomic DNA:
TTGTTGGGGAGGTAGTGATGTCGGTACCAGAGCATTTTTGGTGCTGGAAGGGCAGGGGAGTATTGGTTTTCCTTCCATGAGacgttgttggtggtgtcgGCGGTGTTGTCCATCACGGGGACAGAGAGGAGTTGGAGGGAGAACCTGGGGGATCCTCGATCAGCCGCTCGTTGACACATTATAGCTGCCAAGTTTGCACCAGCAGAAGAACCGCCTGTATCATCATTCAATTAGCATAAACAGTGTTACCCCAATGGAGTCATTCTCACCTGTCGCCAACTTTGAAATGTCTAGACCAAGAATGTCCCTACCATCACCGGTGACCCAAAGAACAGCCTCCCATGAATCATGCACCGCCGCAGGGAACGGATCCTCAGGCGCCAGCCTGTAATCCACAGCCACGACGACGCATTTCCCCCTCGCGCAAAGATGCGACGCGATGACATTCTCAGTGTCTATTGTGCCGAGAACCCAACCGCCACCGTGGTAGTAAATACACACAGGCCATCCATTCTCTGGCTTGTCGCCAAATGGAGTGAAGCACCGAACCTTGACGTTGGGCCCTTCGCTCTCTTTGCGTTTGATGGCGTGGTCGACTATGCTGGCGACCGGTTGTATAGGACCACTGCCGGGGATGAGGATACCGCTGCTTCGTGAGGCCTCTACCGGTTGGAGGTGCACTTGTTGTTTATCGATGATGTGCTTGTTGTAAAAGGCTGCATATTCGGGATCAATCCTGTCAACGACTGACTCGTGCAGGGGATAAGGTGGTTGATTGCTCATGTTTCAAAAATTGTCTTGGCCTTCAAAATAATTTGTGGTTGAATCGATGACCTAAAGATACGCCGATGGCTGTCGTGAGTGACGATGGTGTCTTTAAGCTTCGGGGGTTTATTTCGCGCCGGCCCTTCTGCACGGGTTTCCGAAATCGGGCATCCGGTGGAACCTCCACAGTCCGTGATGGTTGTCCTGCACTGGGCTGAGATCGTCGCTCTACGTTACATGGAGGGAGCACCAACCTCTTGTGAGATGGTAACCTACGCTTATGCTTGTAACACTGTGTTTCGAGTCAGCTGCGATCATGATTGCAGGGTATCGCTATCTTGATAGGTGCATTGAACATGTAACCTCCGAATCTAAGCCCTTGCAACTGGTATCTTGTCTCCCCCGCATATCCAGTCTTATGCGACGGTGAGATAAGAAGCAAGATACTGGATATAATAACTGTCCTGAAGCTACTTTACCCCTTCGATCATCTCTGGTCTCTGCAGAGCATTGGCAAACAGTCGCAGCCAATTTGGGTCGCTGATTCACCAACAATTGATCGCCATGGACACAAAAGATCATAAAGACGAtggcatcatcgacgacaCCTACGCCGAAGGCACTGGAGAGGAAACGGCCCTCGAAGTCGACCATATCGCCGAGCGTCAACTCTGTCGCAAGTTCGATGTTCGATTGATGCCCGTTCTAGCCATCATGTGTAAGACCCTTCCTTCACCTACTATTCACCAACTCATCTAATCATCTACAGACCTCTTCAACGCTTTAGACAAAGGCAATCTAGGCAACGCCCAAACCGTCGGTCTCAGCGATGGTCCGTCCCCAAACTCGCTCACCATCCCATAATCTAACCCGCGACAgatctcaacttcaagccAAACCAGTACAACCTCCTcgtctcaatcttcttcGTGCCCTACGTCATCTTCGCTCCTCCTACCGCCATCATCGGCAAGAAGTATGGCCCTGCACGCGTCCTCCCGATTCTAATGTTTACTTTTGGATCCATGACTTTGCTTGCTGCTTGCACGCAGAATTTCGGCGGCATGTTTGCGCTGCGGTTCTTTCTTGGCATGGCGGAGTCTGGATTCTTTCCGTTGGTGATTTATTATTTGACTACGTTTTATCGAAGAGGTGAACTTGCGCGTCGTTTGGCTGTATTCTACGCTGCCTCAAACATCGCAAACGCTTTTGTACGTTGCCTTGCTTTATAAATGAGGTCTTCGGCTGACAACAACAGAGCGGTCTTTTATCATTTGGCGTCTTCCAAATCGACTCCAAAATCTTCGTCTGGCGatatctcttcatcatcgaaggTTCGGCATCAGTCCTCTTCTCGATCTTTGCATTCTGGTACCTCCCTCGCAGCGCAGCGCAAGCCAAGTTTCtcggcgaagaagaaaaagcgCTGGCTTTTCATCGCATGCAAGTCGACTCTTCGTCTGTCGTGCAGGAAAAGTTCAACTTTAAGGATTCGATCAAAATCTTTACGTATCCAACGACGTATTGCTTTTTGTTGATTGAGATTTGTCTTGGTGTGCCGATTCAATCGGTTGCGCTGTTTATGCCTCAGATTATCCAGCGATTAGGATATGGCCCTGTCAAGACGAATCTTTATACTGGTAAGTGATTGATGAAATGACTGGATAGTGTTTTACTGACGAAGTATGGTAGTCGCGCCAAATGTCGGCGGTGCTGTGATGCTTCTCATCTTGGCCTTCAGCTCTGATTTTCTGCGCATTCGATTCCCATTCATCATGCTCGGCTTTGCCCTTACGTTCATCGGCTTTATCATCTACGCCGCCATCTCCGACGTCCAAGCTCAATTACAATTAGCATACTACGCATGCTTCATGATGGTCTGGGGAACATCAGCTCCTTCTGTCCTCTTATCAACGTGGTATAATAACAACATAGCCCACGAGGGTCGTCGCGTAGTCCTTACCTCAGTCGGCGTCCCACTCGCCAATCTCATGGGTCTCGTATCAAGCAACATCTTCCGAGAGAACGAAAAGCCCAAGTACCCCACAGCTCTTATCACGACTGCTTGTTTCGGCGCATGTGGATGCCTCATTGCGGGTCTTCTTGGTGGGTATATGGTGTTTGATAACATGCGGAGGAATCGTAGAGCAGGGAGGAAAACTACGGCTGCTGATGTGCCGACCAAGCGTTTGCGTGACGGGCCAGCGGTTCCCGAGTTTCGCTGGTTCCTGTGAGAGAGACTaggagaggcaagaaaactcatGACTGTAACCCTAAATGATAACAATATTTAGGTACTTTAGCTAAAGTTGGATGTAAattagcataagtttaggatacatTTcattgagtttattttgatacccTGTACCAAGCTtggtctgatgttttcttgcttccagaGAGGAGTCAGTGGGTTTGGGCTGCAAAGGGGCAAGATCAGCACCCCGCAGCGGGGGAAAATAACGCACTGTGTTGTGTCGGTATTGTACAACGTTACCTTCGACTGATGATCCTGGTATTGGAGATAACGATAAACAAAGGAGGCCAGAATTGAAGCCGAGAGATATCCCAAGTGTTGCACTAGTCATCAATATCCTTTGTTCGTCTATCCGTATCATTTCGaccatcatcaccgccatcatgTACTCTCCCAAAGTAGGCGATAGCATCGACTCGCTCGACACGCCCTCCATGATCGTCGACCTCGACGTCATGGaggccaacatcaagaaacTCATGGACCGACTACTTCCAACTGGACGCAATATTCGACCCCATCTTAAGACGAGTAAGAGCGCTATCGTGGCAAAGAAGCTTGTGGCTGCTGGTGCTAAGGGCGGGTGTGTCGCTAAGCTGAGTGAGGCTGAGgcaattgctgctgctgggttCACAGACCTTCTCATCACTTGTGAGATTGTCGGACTAGCTAAAGTCAAGAGACTTGTCGAGTTGTTCAGAAAGCATCGAGAGATCAGAATTGTGGTGGACGACCAGAGAGCTGCGACAGCTATCAACTACGCGCTGGAGAAGTCAGGAATTGAGGACCCCATCTCGGTGTTGATAGACTTGGATGTCGGGCTGCACCGCACAGGGACTCAGCCCGAAGGAGCTCTACCACTAGCGAAACATATCAGTACTCTGAAGCACATGCGACTCATTGGAGTGCAAGGCTATGAGGGTCATCTGCAACATCTTCCCGACTTTGAAGACCGCAAGAAACAATGCCTTGAATCAATGAAGATTCTCACCGATACTGCCCGAGCACTCAAGAATGAGGGCTTCAACATCGAAGTCGTGACAACAGGTGGAACAGGCACAGCTGATTTCTGCGCAACTGTACCTGGCGTGACGGAACTCCAGCCTGgctctttcatcttcatggACACCGACTACCGCAACGCCATTGGAACATACTACTCCCACAGCCTATCCTTCCTCGCAACAGTCGTCAGCAAGCAAGGAGAGCGACAGGTCACAATTGACACTGGGCTCAAGTCTTTGACGACGGATAGTGGCCTTGCTGAATGTAAGGATCAAAGATATAGCTATTTCCAACTCGGCGATGAGCACGGAGCTTTGACTTGGGAGGAGGGTACACCAGCACTTGATGTTGGTGACAGAGTTGAGATGATTCCAAGTCATATTGACCCAACCGTCAATCTTCATGACTTTTACTATGCTTATCGGAATGGGATCATTGAGGAGATCTGGCCGGTTGACTCGAGAGGAAAGGTCCAATAAGGCAATTAGCTAGGCAAGACAAATAAATGTGATGACGCGAATTGGCTCTCTTGGTTGTATGGAAGACGTTGAAACTAATACATCAACGGAGAATCAAGTGCTTGTGATTACCCGAAGTTCACCAATTGACTCTCTATTTAACcgcccaacaccaacaagggTATGAGTTAGTCAACGATGTTGGTTGAAAGTGAAACCCAACCTGCATCTCGCCCAATAACCATCCCTGTCCAACAACGCCGCGTTGGTCGCAGGATCAGGTGTCATTTTATTTTCGTCGCAAGGGGCATCCATCACCAaattctttctctctctgccATCCCCACTCAAGTCGATCACGTACTCGCGCATCACAGTCAGCAATCATGACAACGCAGGCTCCAGCTCTCACAACAACCTTCACACCCGCGAAATCATGTTTTCAGTATTACAAATACAGATACACAGGCGATGAACTCACATGTCTTGAAGGCGGCACCGGTCGGCCCAGCGCGTGTACCTACATGCAGCTGGGTCCTTCAGGGAGCGACGCAAACTGTTTCCCCAGCAGCTTGGAACTCGGCTCGACGTTTTACTACTCTCCTGGTGTATGTCCCAGCGGATATGAAGTCGCATGTAGCTCGACAGTCGGCGGCGAGACAAGAGCGACGTGCTGTCCAAGGTACGAAAGCAATTGTTATTCACGGGCGTACTGACGGTGGTGTAGTTCATTTAGTTGTCAAACGGAGTCAGGCTGGCCTTGGTACAGCACTGATCTTTGCACCATCGCGATCCCACGGACGGTCGAGGTGATAGTTTCCGAATCAGTTGTTGGAGGAGATTGGAAGAGGACTACTGTTAGCGGAGCTGCGGCTAATGCAATTGGTATTCCTATCCGCTGGCATTCCTCCGATTTTGCATCCACCACAACTGGAGCGAGGACTTCTGCAACCGGTAGCGCGACTGAAACGATTTCTTCTTCGACCAGCGAGCCTTCGAGTGATTCGTCGTCAGATAATGGGGGATTGAGCACTGGAGCCAAGGCAGGCATCGGAGCTGGCGTTGGAGTTGTAGCTCTTGTTGGATTAGCAGCACTAGGTTGGTTTATACTCCGGGCGAGAAGGGCTAAGCAGGCAAGTATGACTGCTGCTGCTAGggaagaggaggccaaggaacCTCAGATGCAGCCGCAACTGCATCCATGGGAGCTTGATAGTCACGAGGCTATGATACCCGCGGAGCTACCGTCGGATAGTGTCAGTCATATGAGGTACAAATAGAGCAGGACATAATAGGTAATTTTAGCGTTGAAattctttttgtttttttcaATTACACCCAGCGTTGCGTTACTCAATCTGAAGCAA
This region includes:
- a CDS encoding hypothetical protein (EggNog:ENOG41~CAZy:CE10~MEROPS:MER0034665), with product MSNQPPYPLHESVVDRIDPEYAAFYNKHIIDKQQVHLQPVEASRSSGILIPGSGPIQPVASIVDHAIKRKESEGPNVKVRCFTPFGDKPENGWPVCIYYHGGGWVLGTIDTENVIASHLCARGKCVVVAVDYRLAPEDPFPAAVHDSWEAVLWVTGDGRDILGLDISKLATGGSSAGANLAAIMCQRAADRGSPRFSLQLLSVPVMDNTADTTNNVSWKENQYSPALPAPKMLWYRHHYLPNKEDWAHPEASPIFWKGDFSRLPPACFVVGELDVLKSEGEQFAKKLEDAGVKAELNVMKGQPHPFIAMDAVLEAGSRAITLFCDALYKTMYEKW
- a CDS encoding hypothetical protein (EggNog:ENOG41), translating into MDTKDHKDDGIIDDTYAEGTGEETALEVDHIAERQLCRKFDVRLMPVLAIMYLFNALDKGNLGNAQTVGLSDDLNFKPNQYNLLVSIFFVPYVIFAPPTAIIGKKYGPARVLPILMFTFGSMTLLAACTQNFGGMFALRFFLGMAESGFFPLVIYYLTTFYRRGELARRLAVFYAASNIANAFSGLLSFGVFQIDSKIFVWRYLFIIEGSASVLFSIFAFWYLPRSAAQAKFLGEEEKALAFHRMQVDSSSVVQEKFNFKDSIKIFTYPTTYCFLLIEICLGVPIQSVALFMPQIIQRLGYGPVKTNLYTVAPNVGGAVMLLILAFSSDFLRIRFPFIMLGFALTFIGFIIYAAISDVQAQLQLAYYACFMMVWGTSAPSVLLSTWYNNNIAHEGRRVVLTSVGVPLANLMGLVSSNIFRENEKPKYPTALITTACFGACGCLIAGLLGGYMVFDNMRRNRRAGRKTTAADVPTKRLRDGPAVPEFRWFL
- a CDS encoding hypothetical protein (EggNog:ENOG41) encodes the protein MYSPKVGDSIDSLDTPSMIVDLDVMEANIKKLMDRLLPTGRNIRPHLKTSKSAIVAKKLVAAGAKGGCVAKLSEAEAIAAAGFTDLLITSKVKRLVELFRKHREIRIVVDDQRAATAINYALEKSGIEDPISVLIDLDVGLHRTGTQPEGALPLAKHISTLKHMRLIGVQGYEGHLQHLPDFEDRKKQCLESMKILTDTARALKNEGFNIEVVTTGGTGTADFCATVPGVTELQPGSFIFMDTDYRNAIGTYYSHSLSFLATVVSKQGERQVTIDTGLKSLTTDSGLAECKDQRYSYFQLGDEHGALTWEEGTPALDVGDRVEMIPSHIDPTVNLHDFYYAYRNGIIEEIWPVDSRGKVQ